The Candida dubliniensis CD36 chromosome 2, complete sequence genome contains a region encoding:
- a CDS encoding cytochrome c oxidase polypeptide IV, mitochondrial precursor, putative (Similar to S. cerevisiae COX4;~In S. cerevisiae: subunit IV of cytochrome c oxidase, which is the terminal member of the mitochondrial inner membrane electron transport chain.): protein MLSRTTFRIARQQTRLLSTSRVLLAAKTAPETAVKSAKDLSEVTGAASLIGPGAKEGTIPTDYEQATGLQRLELLGKREGVDVFDMEMPISEGKGTMQDPYLVPTYIGYRYVGCKGTPEQDHKPYWMKVEEGKVSRCWQCGTVLKAKYLGEPGMAHH from the coding sequence atgcTTTCTCGTACTACATTCAGAATCGCTAGACAACAAACTAGATTATTATCCACTTCCAGAGTCTTATTAGCCGCTAAAACTGCCCCAGAAACTGCCGTCAAATCAGCCAAAGATTTATCCGAAGTCACTGGTGCTGCCTCATTAATTGGTCCTGGTGCCAAAGAAGGTACCATCCCAACCGATTACGAACAAGCTACTGGTTTACAAAGATTGGAACTTTTAGGTAAAAGAGAAGGTGTTGATGTTTTCGACATGGAAATGCCAATCAGTGAAGGTAAAGGTACAATGCAGGATCCTTACTTAGTCCCAACCTACATTGGTTACAGATATGTTGGTTGTAAAGGTACTCCAGAACAAGACCACAAACCATACTGGATGAAAGTCGAAGAAGGTAAAGTCTCTAGATGCTGGCAATGTGGTACTGTCTTGAAGGCCAAATACTTGGGTGAACCAGGAATGGCTCATCATTAG